The following proteins are encoded in a genomic region of Nitrospirota bacterium:
- a CDS encoding DUF3387 domain-containing protein yields RNIGKQAQDMGLSESEYALYKILAADASSHEQEDKFKGYMVREPSVPYGEKKDTHKELTRSIIESLENLAVIDWFHKDDIQREMRKRIKGILRGKGYQFEEIETLTAKIMDLARVRLAR; encoded by the coding sequence TGCGGAATATAGGTAAACAGGCGCAGGACATGGGGCTGTCAGAGTCAGAATATGCCTTATACAAAATTCTTGCTGCAGATGCTTCATCACATGAACAAGAGGATAAATTTAAAGGGTACATGGTTAGAGAACCATCTGTTCCATATGGTGAGAAAAAAGATACTCATAAAGAACTGACGCGCTCCATTATAGAATCGTTAGAAAATCTTGCTGTAATTGACTGGTTTCATAAGGACGATATTCAGCGTGAGATGAGAAAACGGATAAAGGGAATCTTAAGAGGAAAAGGTTATCAATTTGAGGAAATTGAAACTCTGACAGCTAAGATTATGGATTTAGCAAGGGTAAGACTTGCAAGATGA